One window of the Microvirga mediterraneensis genome contains the following:
- the ccoO gene encoding cytochrome-c oxidase, cbb3-type subunit II, whose protein sequence is MSFWSRHKIFETNSIILIIGVLIVISIGGLVEIVPLFYLKSTIEKVAGVRPYTPLELAGRNIYVREGCYNCHSQMIRPLRDEVERYGHYSLAAESMYDRPFQWGSKRTGPDLARVGNKYSDDWHRDHLKDPRAVVPGSIMPGYPWLERTELDTSTIAQDLQVQATLGVPYTEEMIKHAESDIRIQAAADDPNAIDLAKRYPNAQSRSFDANPQKVTEADALIAYLQMLGTQVDFKLYDNKANVR, encoded by the coding sequence ATGTCATTCTGGTCCCGTCACAAGATCTTCGAGACCAACTCGATCATCCTCATCATCGGCGTGCTGATCGTGATATCCATCGGCGGCCTGGTGGAGATCGTGCCGCTCTTCTACCTGAAAAGCACCATCGAGAAGGTGGCGGGCGTCAGGCCCTACACCCCGCTCGAACTCGCCGGCCGCAACATCTATGTGCGCGAGGGTTGCTACAACTGCCACAGCCAGATGATCCGTCCGCTGCGGGACGAGGTCGAGCGCTACGGCCATTACTCGCTGGCGGCCGAGAGCATGTACGACCGGCCTTTCCAGTGGGGTTCCAAGCGCACCGGGCCGGACCTCGCGCGTGTCGGCAACAAATATTCCGACGACTGGCATCGAGATCACCTGAAGGATCCCCGCGCGGTCGTGCCGGGTTCGATCATGCCGGGCTATCCCTGGCTTGAGAGGACCGAGCTCGACACGTCGACCATCGCGCAGGACCTTCAGGTGCAGGCGACCCTCGGCGTTCCCTATACCGAGGAGATGATCAAGCATGCCGAGAGCGACATCCGCATCCAGGCCGCGGCCGACGATCCGAATGCCATCGACCTCGCCAAGCGCTATCCGAACGCCCAGTCGCGATCCTTCGACGCCAACCCGCAGAAGGTCACGGAAGCCGACGCCCTGATCGCCTATCTGCAGATGCTGGGAACGCAGGTCGACTTCAAGCTCTACGACAACAAGGCCAACGTGCGCTGA
- a CDS encoding cbb3-type cytochrome c oxidase subunit 3 has protein sequence MPAAYKFFAEFAQTWGLLYFVVVFLAMLIYALAPSRKDRFDAAARMPLQED, from the coding sequence ATGCCAGCCGCCTATAAATTCTTCGCAGAATTCGCCCAGACCTGGGGGCTCCTCTACTTCGTCGTCGTCTTCCTAGCGATGCTGATCTACGCCCTCGCCCCCTCGCGGAAGGACCGCTTCGACGCGGCCGCCCGCATGCCTCTCCAGGAGGATTGA
- the ccoP gene encoding cytochrome-c oxidase, cbb3-type subunit III, which translates to MAHDKHEQVDAISGVTTTGHSWDDIQELNNPLPRWWLWTFYACIAWAIAYCIAYPAWPMVSSYTKGVLGWQSRDAVVADLEALKQQRSGMTAKLAGSSLEEIRQNPEMFAFARAQGKAAFGDNCAPCHGAGGAGAKGYPNLNDDDWLWGGSLAQIEQTIRYGARSTSDQGHSGAMPAFGRDGMLKREEILQAADYVRSLSGLPTDKGADLAAGAKVFADNCAACHGDKGLGNQELGAPNLTDQIWLFGSDKAAIVEGLMNGRGGVMPTWHGRLDDTTIKSLTLYVHSLGGDQRP; encoded by the coding sequence ATGGCCCATGACAAGCACGAACAGGTCGACGCCATTTCGGGCGTCACCACCACCGGGCACAGCTGGGACGATATCCAGGAACTCAACAACCCGCTTCCGCGCTGGTGGCTGTGGACCTTCTATGCCTGTATCGCCTGGGCTATCGCCTATTGCATCGCCTACCCGGCCTGGCCGATGGTCTCGTCCTACACCAAGGGCGTCCTCGGCTGGCAGTCACGGGACGCGGTCGTGGCCGATCTGGAAGCTCTCAAGCAGCAGCGCTCCGGCATGACGGCGAAACTTGCCGGGAGTTCGCTGGAAGAAATCAGGCAGAACCCCGAGATGTTCGCCTTCGCGCGGGCTCAGGGCAAGGCCGCCTTCGGCGACAACTGCGCTCCGTGCCATGGGGCCGGCGGCGCCGGCGCCAAGGGATATCCGAACCTGAACGACGACGACTGGCTCTGGGGCGGTTCCCTCGCTCAGATCGAGCAGACCATCCGCTATGGAGCGCGCTCCACCAGCGACCAGGGGCATTCCGGCGCCATGCCCGCCTTCGGCCGCGACGGGATGCTCAAGCGGGAGGAGATCCTGCAGGCGGCCGATTACGTCCGCTCCCTTTCGGGCCTTCCTACCGACAAAGGAGCCGATCTGGCGGCCGGCGCCAAGGTCTTCGCCGACAATTGCGCCGCCTGCCACGGCGACAAAGGCCTGGGCAACCAGGAACTCGGGGCTCCCAATCTGACCGACCAGATCTGGCTCTTCGGTTCCGACAAGGCGGCGATCGTGGAGGGATTGATGAACGGGCGCGGCGGCGTCATGCCGACATGGCACGGACGCCTGGACGACACGACCATCAAGTCGCTGACGCTCTACGTCCACTCCCTGGGCGGCGACCAGCGGCCCTGA